A portion of the Leptospira mtsangambouensis genome contains these proteins:
- a CDS encoding TetR/AcrR family transcriptional regulator translates to MAISRKKTIPKKPKAVGRPSKENGMNVKEALVQAGLELLGTTSLEDISLRKVAAKAGVSHVATYHHFENKHALFSALAEIGFQKYFETYQKELEKTDQDFKGRYRALGWTYFQFIMENRQFARIMFGGTGVDAKTHPTLLAVSRRTYRQLHEIIRLGQSLGHLEKGNTREKTLASWAMIHGIAMLFLEGRLQMKNDPKEMEKFIQTVTEYAYVGMKSV, encoded by the coding sequence CAAAAGAAAATGGAATGAATGTGAAAGAAGCATTGGTCCAAGCAGGTTTGGAACTCCTCGGAACCACTTCTCTCGAAGATATCTCACTCCGCAAAGTGGCCGCAAAAGCGGGAGTGAGCCATGTCGCCACCTACCACCATTTTGAAAATAAACATGCTTTGTTTTCAGCCTTAGCCGAAATCGGATTCCAAAAGTATTTTGAAACTTATCAAAAAGAATTAGAAAAAACTGACCAAGACTTTAAAGGAAGATACAGAGCCCTCGGTTGGACCTACTTCCAGTTCATTATGGAAAACAGGCAGTTCGCAAGGATTATGTTTGGTGGAACTGGAGTGGATGCAAAAACCCATCCAACATTGCTGGCTGTTTCCAGGAGAACCTATCGCCAGTTACATGAGATCATTCGACTGGGCCAATCTTTGGGTCATTTAGAAAAAGGAAATACCAGAGAAAAAACCTTAGCTTCTTGGGCGATGATTCACGGAATTGCTATGTTATTTTTAGAAGGCCGATTGCAGATGAAAAACGACCCGAAAGAAATGGAAAAATTCATCCAAACGGTGACAGAATACGCTTACGTTGGAATGAAATCCGTATAA